tgattaattatattaatatttatcataaaatttctGGAAAAGAAAGCACGCATAAGCATGCTGTGTTACCATGATTTGAGCGTGATTGTACCACATAAACACTTATCAAAAGCTAATTCGGTGAAATAATTGTTGTCATGATCAAAGACTAGCTAGTAAAAGGTAGTTGAACTAGAGTAGGATCCAACCGAACTCGATTCCACTTGTTTATCAATTCaaccaataaataaaataaacactgaaaataataatattattaaaaaattatgaaatatgtaTTGATGAATATCtccaaattcaattattatgaGCATATCAATAGGGTAGCTCATAAACTACGGAAATATGTTGCCTGGTTGAAGTAACGGGCGACCCATTATGTTGGTGGGTATATATAGtctacataaataaaaaaatgtgtagGTTGAAATCTACCAAAGTAATGTACACTTATAAAATGCAAACATACCATATTATTTGGACATGGCAAGGAGACCACTCtaacgtttttattaaaatccGGAATTCGTCGGGAGATTTTGATAGTTAttgtaatatacatatatatattattgaaaaaaaaaagtaataatatgaaaataagcACTTGTAACATATACTATTAATGATGTTTTGGGCTAATGGTTAAAATTAAGGTTGATGTCTCATGAATATGTTCGAGATTATGGATTTTAAGTGAGGTTTCATTATATATGAGTTGTTGTAGTTTATTATCCgaatgtgaattttttttacatattttaatggtagttctttatttttaaaattaattgttttgttaattataattgattattaataattaagtttatgatatttatgtaattgattaaataaaaatcaagctATCTCCTATTATCGAAACGGCATAGagatgtaaataaataaattgtaaagaaagaaaagggaagaGTGGGTGGATTTGTTagaatagttttatcaaatttgcacATCGTTGTTGGCTATGGAATCCCAAGTGGGAAGTGGGAAGTGGGACCCAGACCCAGAGAGAAACTGTCTGGTGATCTTGGGGGCAGTGCACCCCCTTTGGTGCCCCATAGTTGGCTCTTCACTCGACCAATCCTAATTAAGACCACACCTCCACACACCTATAAGAACCCCCCTCTCACAATTTGGAACCCTGACTTCAAACTCATTCACATAATTAAGACATCCTCAACCTCAACAAAAACCAaactctctctcctctctctttctcgCAAGCAAGAAACTATGAAGATCAGCATCAGCAGCGGCGGCAAGAAAAGGATCTCGAGCAGAGGGCTCAGCGGAGTCTTCAGGGAACAAAGGGCTAAGCTCTACATCATCAGACGATGCGTCGTCATGCTACTTTGCTACCACGACTGACTGACTCACGTCTTCGGGTCGGGTTAAATCTATTGTGGCTGCCTCAACGAAAGGAACTCAATCGTTGCGAAATGTTTCTTTCGTCAGAGCTCCTTGAAATATTGTCCAATTTAGTTCCTGTCTGATAGGACACGAGACGatgatgtttttcttttgttttggttCTCGACTACGTTAATTAGAGTACTGTAAATAGCTGCGGCGGGAGAAGTGGTCCATTAGTTCTAGgttttgacaattttgtaCTAATTAATAGGCCGTAAGGGCTTCTTATTGTATACAAATAGATGGAATCATGaaactattattttgattcaatTCTTGGTTTTAGCTTGTGCTTTTGTTGTCTTCTTcgtcttctctttcttctcttcaacTGTGGGATGTAATGAGGAGAAGCCAAGAAATGgcttaatatgaaaatattaaatattaaataattttcatttttagcaatttaaaattttagatgacGCAGTCGTGAGAACAAATACGAGAAATAAGTTAAATAAGAAGTCTTTGGTTAGAATGATATTGCCacctatttatagaaaatacaaGTAATTCTTTTGTGAcattataaatgaacaaattacctctctatgaaaaacaaattatcaatttatcttttgtattattaaaaatacaataatttaccctctatatttttttaaaataaaacaatttatctctctagataggaataaattatttcattttaattaacacgagaataaattactatttttttttcacaaggaGTAATCTGCTcatttataattcatttataaaagaagGTTTTCATGAGGGGTTGCATTTTTACGGtgtattaatatatcaaatattaaataattatcctCTTTTAAcgatttaaatatttggatgGAGTGATCATCAGTTCAGATTTTTCCTTCAAGAGCATctgaattgattatatttaaatgaaatttcagTGAGATAGGGGGTAGAGGAGTATATAGAATTagttctaatttatttatacatattccCTACGTAGTCATTTGCAATTGGCCCACATTCTCTTCATTTACAATAGTCACAAAATACAAAAGGAGAATGTACTTCTCTTTTCTTCCTAAAAGTtggagttaattatttttgttaacatcCCTCCCATGCTAGCTACAGTttatatttgaagaaaaaactgaaaaaaaaaaatgaataattaagaagaTTGATGAGGGGAATAATAATAGTCATAATACTAgtttgataagaaaaaatttatttaatatataattgataaattagcaataagtcaattgctGATGGAGgataaatatggattttcattcaacggttttgttaatatcaacaaattctgtaaatattaactaatgaaaggatctatttgttagacaaaaacaaacgtTAGGaaactaaatctaattttttaaattataaaagtttacGTATAGTTACACAAAATATCAAGAGAACGaggtataattaattatcccttttttatttaattaattactaactAGGAAATCATTATTCTCCTCATAGCCTGTTTGACTATATATCTTGGCTTTCCAACGATCAACTTGATAACTAGCAATCCATAAAGCATTCTAATACCTCATTAAAGTTGCTAATTAATGTTATGGTGGCAAATAAAGTCGCTTTTCTCAATCAGTCAAACAGTCTTGCTAACCTTTAGCTACTGTATAAAGGCACGTCTGTAGTAAGCGTGATAATCAAATCTTTTCCATAATACgaaattaattatggtttCATTAAAGTCGTGTTTGATGTGGCCCCCTTAAGCACAATGACATGCGCCCAAACTACCACTTAAAGATAGGATAATTATGGTTAGGTGTGGTGGTtccattattttcatttgtttttggtGATAAGTATAGGAGGTTACTGGACATAAACCTGTCTTGACGCTAAACCACTTTACTAATCTTGTTTTATATGTCTCTCGAACAAAGATAATCttgtttaatttcaaatatgtcTCAACCAAACAACATGCGTTAgtatgttaaattataattgttttttataatgttctctaactatttaattaagtaaataatccaCGTATTAATgttaggtcaaataatttttttttaataagaatcGAACGTAAAAATTTCAGACACTTATATAATAAGTCATAAGTACAGAATAATTaaagggtgtttggctaaacttgtttaaaagattttataagctcatatatcttataagatactatatattaatttacatcaGTACGACTCaatagttattaaaaaaatttgatgttaaAATCAGCGTCGAactaattagcaagtaaaattttccTAATATCGATTGGCAACGagaattttacttaataattagtttgaagctcatttttttcctataaacTCTCGAACATTTTATGAAATACTTCAAAGAGCTTATAAGGTCACCCAAACGCCCTCTTAATCTCATTATTAATATAGcataatttacaatatttaatattttcgcATTCTAAAGAATAGGTTCTTAATCCATGTCAGCTATATGTGTGATTAGAAAGGGACATTTGATATTACCTCAAGGACTTTTAATTGCAGCCCTAAAGTTTTATTGTCATTTTCGGACAAGTTAAATGTAGTACGTAACAGGATAAGAGCAAGTTTTTCCAAGTCACACATTTGAttctctttgaattttttttcttgcaggAGATATATGTACTGCTCTCGACCTAAtttcaaagagaaaaaaggggTTCCTAAGAGTTCCGTTGCTACATGAGttgcaataattaaaattctgcCTCTAATTCTTCAACCAAGAGGGTGTtttcctaaatatttttaaaatattttataaactcctatattttataagatattctaaaaatttataagatgttggattttattttaacaataagctcctatattatttgaataaaataagatattaaaacttataatatattaagatatttcGCGTAATAAGATTTTTGTATTGGTAAAATGATAAAAGACGACATGATACtattagaatcaaataaattgttatttcttaacatattttgtagtttaatatttttaaagtactTTCATAAATAGACACacttcaaacaaaaatttaacagtaaaaaaataacgaattattatgtaaaattttaaataaaaataatatatatgtacgttCATACTAGTCGAATATTAACgtaaatatattgttatatgtACGTTCATACTAGTCgaatattaacatatatatattattgatattttttttgttaatgcaaTAACTAATTCTAGtcgtataatttaatattttttcagtaaatataatatcaatagcaatgttatttttgtttaataataatagtttattattaaataataaaatattgttttcttttctaaatgcaagaaaaattaaagagcaataaaattctttaaaatcatagagagagagagagagagagagagagagagagcatgTGTATgaatgataatattttgtcttatgacatattaatcttataaagcttataagatattataaaaaagttagaaaatttaatttttttcaaataaattataattaagatcCAAAACCTCTTGTTTTggaatctttaaaaaaaattatcaaataattttataaaatttataaatcctaaaacatcttataaaataatttaaaaaacttgtAACCTCAGTCAAAGACCTCTAAAGATCCTAAAATGAGCAGTCCagtctttttgtttttgttcaaAGAACACATCTGTCCTAATGTTCTATAGTCACCGAAttcttttttgagaaaaaaaaggatgatcaattataattattttttatttttattttctttttagaaaaaaaccAGATACATGAAGAagtccaaaaattgaaaagatgagAGTTGGTGGGGGCAGAGAGGGTTTCTTAAAAATTCTGGTGTCGGCCAAATAATCAATGGTTGCCATGTAAGTTCAGGAAAATGACCGAAACTGTCCAAACCCCACACCCGGACCGAATTAGATTTcctatttcaatttatattgcattttttattacatttcataTGTACagattatatgtataaacaTGACgtggtcattttttttaatatatatatataataaaataaaaaatacaacaggaattgcaacaaaaaattcacTCCGCACCTAAATAGAAATTGCACTttctattacaatttttatatatgacaTAAAATAGAATATGCAACAACCCTTCCCTTGTGTAATGGCGATGAGTCAAAATCTGAAATAGCAGCAACCTTATCCTCCCCCACGTGCAATCCTCCCTGTTCCTTACCCCACCATTCAACTCTTCTCTCTATCTGACATTTCTGTATTCCTTTTCACGATTGCTTGCTCttaactttttctttgatgCACACTTGAACCATGGATCCGCTGCCTACCTTTGATTCActagaaaaagataattaaattattattggctATGTTTTATACTCAGTagtaaatagttattattaatcagagttgaataaaaattgatgtaaaatttttcttattcatcataaaaatgtGGCTTttaatcattacaaaaaacaCGAGGAACCAAACAATAATTGTGAGAgtgtttgttatttttctttaattgtatactaattacatgacaaatataacaaatatattgcTTTTAgccatataattagttcaggTTCGATCAAATTCgatttgagttagaatttttcatcccttttttttctttatggaTAGTACAGAAGATACACACACAACTATATACGTAACTGTATCAATATGACCCTtgagcatatatatacactcaaTTATTACAGCTTCGTGATAGTTGCAGGATCACTAAGATTAGGGTATCGACAACGTCGTAATTCGCGTGCTGATTCATTTTACATATGCTTTTGTTCTAGGTCTTTGATTGCCACTGAGTTGATCTTATGaaactgtatatatatagagtattATTGAAATGTTTTTATCACCTATCGAATATTCACCCCGATCTATATGGGGCCCCTGACCTTCATTGGGTCAGGATCACAATCAAACTTCTACTAATGCTGGATCATGCGTGATTGACTTATTGGTAAACATTTTAGTCtgtattattacatatatgaGACTGCTTAATAATATTCAGTAGAGTAGTAGATACTTGTTTCGTACCCAAGTGGTTCAAACCATCTCATCAGACATCACTTATCTCTCtacttttgtatttatatatatactttccCTTGTCTAAGAATCTGCTCACTCTTCACTCCCCTATCTCACTctcagacacacacacacacacacacaggaaatatactaaattttgtatttacaaCTTGGTGTTATATACTTAATAATCTGGGcactccatatatatgtgtatttaattGGTAGTCGACAAGTCTTAATCCGTTGACAGTACTATACTACTACATATAGTGGAGAAATGATAGACATGTTCATTCAGACAAGATTGATCGCCacatcaaaatttgaaattttgataattcaGAATGTTAATTTTCCAAGTTCTTGACCGTAccaaatactaaattatattaataggTATTTTATAACCCAATTCTGTcttgtattttgatttctttgatacatttaaacaaatcaaatacgtacaaatctatatataatactcttgattcttaaaattgaaatgcaAAACAAACTATATAAGGAGAGGTGTTTGATGATTGTGATCAAATTCATCtgagtttattatatatttgtttaaagcCAGAGCTGAATGCACAGACCAGGGTGTCAAAGGCCCTTACTGTCTGTTTTCCGTTAGGCACATCCATCCACAGCAACGAAACCAAGATGAGGGcgaaaaacaaaaccaaccCTCGTTTCAACTTTCAAGGGAAATGATGTCCCGTTTTCCTGTTCATTCTTGACTAGGGTGTATGATCATACGTCTGGATTTTATATAGGTAAACGAACTCAATTTCCTTATCCACAGGACAAATGAACGCTGATCAAACCCTTACTCGATGAGTTGGTACTTTTGGTATAATGCAATCAAGCATGTTTTCAATGAATTCATGAGCATTTTTCCTGACCCCTCAAGATTTGCTATTTTCTTGGTTGGACGATGTATGGAGCAGACAAGCTAATGTCGTTATTTCAAATAGGTTTGGCCCCTGTTAGTGTATATGTTTATTGCATGTTTGAATTAAGACAACAACCTTAGTGACCTGTAAGAGTCTCCAGGTTCATGAATTTTGCTCTCCTCCCAGTTGTGCAATTTGTCCTTGTATTGGACAAGATATAATTCCACGGCTTCATGTCCAATTATGATTTTCGACGTTCCTACCTTGTAATTTcaagatataattaataacgGATAATAACActattttcctttaaaatttaatgtaattacagttaaattttttataatttaaaaaattacatttaatatcattaatgtttgtttctatctaacaaacATAAGCATTAGTTACtcaaattcactaaatttgataatattagctaaacaattaaataaaaattcatatttatcctctaattaacttattacacgtcaaataaatctttcataactaaaaatacattcttttttacatcatatttatttaatttaaggaaaaaaatacaagctaCCTCTATGTGACATGGGATGTGTACAGTGTACACCCCCTATAACATAATACATACCAAATTACatctttattatttcaaaataaaacaatttaccccttagTGGGGTGGTGTAATACAGTCACCCCTTCCACgacttgaaatatataatttttgaagaataaaaatattatatataatatattaatatttatgataatatgtaaatgttaattgcaaataaaatattattatatataaatatatttttaatcaccGCCACCGCCGCCCAGCCCCCGTCACCGCCTTCCAGCTTCACTCCCGTTGCCCGCACCACCCCATGCCTCCCTCCTCCCCTTTCCCCACTCCCCCCAGTCATCGTTCAACCTCTACCTTCCCCAACTCGCGCTCCGGCACCGCCCCCTCGCTCCTTCCCCCTTCCCCAACTCCTACCTTCGTCGCCGCTCCCCCTCCCCATTCCTAATCCCTTGCCGGCCTCCCCTTTCCCCATTCCATTAGCGGCCTTCCTCCTCCAGGGCCCCAATATCGTTGGTCCTcttttattcaagttaaagAAAATCGAGGttattgattttgttagttgaatttttaccttaaatcaaaattaaattaaatcaaatccaataattattaaataaattaaattaaatcagatccaataattattaaataaggtTATAAAGTAgtcttataattaaaaattaaaaataataaaaaataaagaaaatgcatGTGGACTGCACGAAATTGTgaggggataaattgtattattttaaaaaatatagggagaaaatttaatactttttttcatTAGATGGTAATTTAGTCATGTTTAATATCATAAGGATAACTATATTGAATCTATTTACTTAGTCTAAAAATACTTCTACGATCGGCGAAACTATAGCATTTACGACTATCTTATCACTATTCAAGTTGTCCAGAGATTTATACTCTTTTTAAATCAAGTCTCACCCAAATTGGTTGGTCGAatctaaactaattatataaaaagtgtGATATATTTACTGTGTGATTCAAGtaccatttaaaaaaatgatcaacaatatataaatatattatatttgctttataattatttgattcgaccaaaattgatttgaataataattttgcttTCTTAAGATCATTCATTACTTCCTCTGGATTTATAACTTGGTTTCTTCTTgagtttgaaaaaaagaaatatttgtctCCCTGCAGGGGAAACATATAGCCCAACTTTTAAAGATTTTGGACTTCATCCATCACTTACTAATCCACCTGAGCTAAGTGGATTAATTTAGGCCCAATAAGGCATAAATAATGGGCCCCATTTTATAAGCCCTATGGTGTTTTGGgccaaataaagaaaaatatccgCTATGCAGTGAGTCGCGGGTCGGCTACGTATAAGTTGTGAAACCCAAATCCGACCCGGCAATCAAAGTTTACCCATCCATACGGAGCCGATCACAGAACTAATCGAAAACCTATTCTCGACCCGCCACCATGAGCACCAAATCCCGCAACTTTCGCCGCCGTGCCGGTGACGACGAAGATGAAGACGATACCAACTCTGCGGCTCCCTCCACCGCTAAAAGCAACGGCACCCCTTCCACCACAAATAGACCCTTGGCCACGAGTAAACCCAAGAAAACGTCCTCTCAGCCCCCTTCTAAAAGTCTCCTTTCATTCGCCGATGACGACGACGAATCACCCTTTTCTCGGCCGGCTCCCAAGccctcctcttcttcctcttcacGTCTCTCCAAATCATCAGCTCAC
The window above is part of the Sesamum indicum cultivar Zhongzhi No. 13 linkage group LG2, S_indicum_v1.0, whole genome shotgun sequence genome. Proteins encoded here:
- the LOC105156416 gene encoding uncharacterized protein LOC105156416 — protein: MKISISSGGKKRISSRGLSGVFREQRAKLYIIRRCVVMLLCYHD